The Zingiber officinale cultivar Zhangliang chromosome 9A, Zo_v1.1, whole genome shotgun sequence genome window below encodes:
- the LOC122019431 gene encoding uncharacterized protein LOC122019431: MTAGEYELFKEAKRLAASEKQATVSRLRQAPTEASKEPLPVSDWGSKRKQPEVEQSRPDLAGPSIHQPGRGKELEGSREAENRGNAAVREIDMISGGPTDGDSGRARKSYVRHLEVHTVGCSQEQAAGPVISFGPADLEGMELPHDDALIIKAIIANSRVARVFVDTGSSVNILFKSTFEEMQIDAAELQAVATSLYGFTGNEVKPMSQIKLAISLGTELLVNGNFMIKCDKLQVYQEAYEKMKWEFAEVTVTKIPRSDNERADELTKMASSLTTWVLDRSMAQTFLIAQIDLQNNIEATIDWRAPMINYLRQSILPTDPEESWLIRNQAHAYVMIEDQLYKRSFSRPLLKCLGVEEADQALREIHLGCCGNHVGGRTLSRMVLLAGYFWPTLQKDAHKLVNTCLSCQKHQNLSHRPTALLRTSIVSCPFDQWGMDIVGPFSMAPGQRRFLFVVVDYFSKWVEAEALARIIEDAVIQFLWKNILCRFGIPHKLVSDNGRQFQGQRIQAWCKGFGITRAFTSVAYPQSNGQTEVINREIVRGLKVKLDHVGGLTSFHLVYGNEAVVPIEIGVSSVRRTLYDEGNTERRLAELDLISETRDRTTARLEAYRQRMRQNYNRRVIPRFFGEGDLIWKQIKPVGDVTKLAPQWDEPYKVIKKLASGAYYLQDERGKRLDRQ, translated from the exons ATGACCGCTggagagtacgagctcttcaaggaggccaaaagGTTGGCAGCCTCCGAGAAGCAGGCAACTGTTTCACGACTGCGACAAGCTCCTACTGAAGCTTCCAAGGAGCCCCTCCCTGTTTCAGATTGGGGTTCTAAAAGAAAGCAGCCTGAG GTCGAGCAATCTCGTCCCGACCTCGCAGGACCCAGTATTCATCAGCCTGGCCGGGGAAAAGAGCTAGAAGGATCACGGGAGGCTGAGAATAGAGGTAATGCTGCTGTCAGAGAGATCgacatgatctctggagggccaACTGACGGAGATTCAGGGAGAGCACGCAAGTCTTATGTCCGTCACTTGGAGGTTCACACAGTCGGATGCAGTCAAGAGCAAGCCGCCGGCCCTGTTATTAGCTTCGGGCCAGCAGACCTGGAGGGCATGGAGTTGCCTCATGATGATGCACTCATCATCAAGGCCATCAttgctaatagccgagtggctcgggttttcGTCGATaccgggagctcagtcaacattctATTCAAGTCCACATTCGAAGAAATGCAAATTGATGCTGCTGAACTCCAGGCGGTGGCCACATCTCTATACGGATTTACAGGCAACGAAGTGAAGCCTATGAGTCAGATTAAGCTAGCCATATCTTTAGGCACTGAGCTGTTG GTGAATGGCAACTTTATGATAAAGTGCGACAAATTACAAGTATATCAGGAAGCATATGAAAAGATGAAATGGGAATTCGCAGAAGTCACAGTGACTAAGATTCCTAGGTCAGATAATGAAAGGGCAGATGAGTTAACAAAGATGGCCAGTTCCTTAACTACTTGGGTGTTGGATCGGTCAATGGCACAAACTTTTCTGATAGCCCAAATAGATCTGCAAAACAATATagaagcaactattgattggcgggcACCCATGATCAATTATCTCAGGCAGAGTATCTTACCAACCGATCCAGAAGAGTCATGGCTGATTAGGAACCAAGCGCATGCTTATGTAATGATTgaagatcagctctacaagaggtcCTTCTCTCGACCTTTACTCAAATGCTTGGGGGTAGAGGAAGCAGACCAGGCTTTACGAGAAATACACCTAGGATGTTGTGGCAATCATGTAGGCGGTCGGACATTATCTCGCATGGTGctcctggccgggtatttctggcctactttacaaaaGGATGCTCACAAGTTGGTAAATACATGTTtgtcttgccagaaacatcaaaatttgTCACATCGACCTACGGCCCTTTTGAGAACGTCTATAGTTTCAtgcccttttgatcaatggggcatggatatcgtgggcCCATTTTCGATGGCGCCTGGTCAGAGGCGTTTCTTATTTGTGGtagtggactatttttctaaatgggtagaagcagaagcctTGGCCCGGATCATCGAAGATGCTGTCATTCAATTCCTATGGAAGAACATtctttgcagatttggtattcctcacaAGCTGGTGTCtgacaatggaagacaatttcaaggacaaaGAATTCAGGCCTGGTGTAAAGGATTTGGCATAACGCGAGCCTTCACTTCAGTAGCATAtccacaaagcaatggtcagactgAGGTAATCAACAGAGAAATAGTACGGGGTCTGAAGGTCAAGCTAGATCATGTTGGAG gtctgacatcATTCCACCTGgtttatggcaatgaagcagttgTGCCCATAGAAATTGGAGTGTCATCGGTCAGGAGGACACTATATGATGAAGGAAACACAGAGCGGCGGTTAGCTGAGCTGGATCTTATTAGTGAAACTCGGGACAGAACGACAGCTCGGTTGGAGgcctatcgacaaagaatgaggcaaaattacaaCAGAAGAGTAATTCCTCGATTCTTTGGAGAAGGAGATCTGATTTGGAAGCAAATCAAGCCAGTGGGGGATGTGACTAAGCTAGCACCTCAATGGGACGAGCCTTACAAAGTCATTAAAAAGTTAGCATCTGGagcttattatttacaagatgaacGGGGCAAGAGGCTAGATCGACAGTGA
- the LOC122021163 gene encoding mannose-specific lectin-like, whose translation MASLVMLSVTVLLGLLLPFSVADSVLNGGGTLYSGQSLNQGAYTFVMQPDCNLVLYDSGLAVWSSGTYNQGYNCVLRMQTDGNLVIYSNGNDAIWASNTSGPEGNFILVLQSDRNVVIYSCPIWATGTNTANSKGVVIVNRGHNDTSSITAADEPMNRKIAMVTKN comes from the coding sequence ATGGCTTCCCTTGTCATGCTCTCTGTTACTGTCCTGCTCGGCCTCCTCCTGCCTTTCTCGGTGGCCGACAGCGTACTCAACGGTGGCGGCACGCTGTACAGCGGCCAATCCCTCAACCAAGGCGCCTACACCTTCGTCATGCAGCCCGACTGCAACCTGGTGCTGTACGACAGCGGCCTGGCCGTGTGGTCCTCCGGCACCTACAACCAAGGCTACAACTGCGTCCTGCGCATGCAGACCGACGGCAACCTCGTCATCTACAGCAACGGCAACGACGCTATTTGGGCGAGCAACACCAGCGGCCCGGAGGGCAACTTCATCCTCGTCCTGCAGAGCGACCGTAACGTCGTCATCTACAGCTGCCCTATATGGGCCACCGGCACCAACACTGCCAATTCCAAAGGCGTCGTGATCGTCAACAGGGGCCACAACGATACTAGTAGCATCACGGCGGCGGATGAACCCATGAACAGGAAGATCGCCATGGTGACTAAGAATTAA